From Streptomyces sp. Edi4, one genomic window encodes:
- a CDS encoding serine protease — protein MGRGACAEGGETLVDICDPAGRVRGAGFVADDRGTVVTSHEAVDGLSTVVLRGPGGRTWRAEAGDVTALPEAGLALVRTDGLGVRPLPVRARAHEDIEAGTYVRVAAHGWREARVLGASAITYPATGRRHLLDGVLELAIGTAGAEALRPGGAASGGPVVDPATGAVLGVVATGLRAAHPACGFAVPLSATAGPLAELLRRNAATVPAHGRDLNLAGALQLTATSVGSANGPGARRDPVERGAVLGQLAAFHAGRAPVLALVGDPGTGRTTELAALAARRALGPEPAPTLWLRGADLRADDVCLSDAVARALHHAARVVAAPTAPGQGAATPERVARLARDAGRPLLVLLDGPEEMPPLLAHRLGPWTAATAAWLTGAGARMVLACRPEHWEQAGAHYPAGTLHPAPLPRLPDAVRVGDLGRDEARRARERLGVPDGALAGRDARHPLTLRLFAEVQAALPGAVEGRPDREEVFRAHLDLMSLRVAERVAACADRPVRGAGVRRLAARVAGQVHEAARHCLGPGQGALDRKAFEEIFPWRTGSAAAVLTEGLLVPAGAGYRFAHEELADWVQAGHLDLDAALEALVHRWYEKSGAPRVVPRPPAVSAAPTDPAPPPPAPGPDPAAAPLPVPRHRAGPVIEALLLLASRHGSTQLALKLKELVDVLDRAPAPGTDPGRFADAQWWAVRLLTATLLRAPDARPYQEVLRLLADRVADRSSRGGSLAGLGALGEFGPWFWTRLRLGEDGRLDLLRRLLPADGVPGAAPGRERYLDAVDRRLAARPGVVQPLLCRWFGDERPLAVPPGSELRPTVARAAQALLYARRALAIDDLTEALAATGHARAEELLAQLAEDEPSALCRAVDRWAHDERPDRRAAAAALGPRLAPRTRTEADRALLRRAALALLDRAEDPAGHGAALALSDRAEDPAGRRAALALFDRAEDPAGRGAALALSDRAEDPAGHGAAPALLDRAEDPAGRRAAPALLDRAEDPAGRPAALALFDRVEDPAEHGAALALLIRDPRTRAHHIGRALAVYAEGGPHLPAAALAAALPTHPEPVLAAFGTRLREGADAADVLAALAEITNPALARRAAALVQDHAERHPGAARHTAAFVDRRLEHGPAARAVLFPLVTSLLRGPDHAHRRALAPVLAAPGTTASRPLRAELLDVLLAFEYRAARDPAVVDALLEAAARGSGQRTEARTRDLVHRAGLLLARTPEGAAHLDRRLAELCRQVPCFAAQLAGWLREAPREWAALAGPGTRRAVWTPATPMPMRARAAGHGSLRPA, from the coding sequence ATGGGACGTGGGGCGTGCGCCGAGGGCGGGGAGACGTTGGTCGACATCTGTGATCCGGCCGGGCGGGTCCGGGGAGCGGGGTTCGTCGCCGACGACCGAGGGACCGTCGTCACCAGCCACGAAGCGGTCGACGGACTGAGCACGGTGGTGCTGCGCGGCCCCGGCGGGCGGACCTGGCGCGCCGAGGCCGGCGATGTCACCGCGCTGCCCGAGGCCGGCCTCGCCCTCGTCCGCACCGACGGGCTCGGCGTGCGGCCGCTGCCGGTCCGCGCCCGCGCCCACGAGGACATCGAGGCGGGCACCTATGTGCGGGTGGCGGCCCACGGCTGGCGCGAGGCCCGCGTCCTTGGCGCGTCCGCCATCACCTACCCCGCCACCGGGCGCCGCCATCTCCTGGACGGCGTACTGGAGTTGGCGATCGGCACGGCCGGCGCCGAGGCCCTGCGGCCCGGCGGCGCGGCCAGTGGCGGCCCCGTCGTGGATCCGGCGACCGGCGCCGTCCTCGGGGTGGTCGCCACCGGGCTGCGCGCCGCGCACCCCGCCTGCGGCTTCGCGGTGCCGCTCAGTGCGACGGCGGGCCCGTTGGCCGAGCTGCTGCGGCGCAACGCCGCCACCGTGCCCGCCCACGGCCGCGACCTGAACCTCGCCGGAGCGCTCCAGCTCACCGCCACATCCGTCGGCTCGGCGAACGGCCCCGGCGCCCGGCGGGACCCGGTCGAACGGGGCGCCGTCCTCGGGCAGCTCGCCGCCTTCCACGCCGGCCGGGCCCCGGTGCTCGCCCTCGTGGGCGATCCCGGGACCGGACGCACCACCGAACTCGCCGCGCTCGCCGCCCGCAGGGCCCTGGGCCCCGAACCCGCACCCACGCTCTGGCTGCGCGGCGCGGACCTGCGGGCCGACGACGTCTGCCTGTCCGACGCCGTCGCCCGCGCCCTCCACCACGCGGCGCGCGTCGTCGCCGCCCCCACCGCGCCGGGTCAGGGCGCGGCCACCCCCGAGCGGGTGGCGCGCCTGGCGCGGGACGCCGGGCGGCCGCTGCTCGTCCTGCTCGACGGCCCCGAGGAGATGCCGCCACTCCTCGCCCACCGCCTCGGCCCCTGGACGGCCGCCACCGCGGCCTGGCTCACCGGCGCCGGGGCGCGCATGGTCCTCGCCTGCCGCCCCGAGCACTGGGAGCAGGCCGGCGCCCACTACCCGGCGGGCACCCTGCACCCCGCGCCGCTGCCCCGCCTCCCGGACGCCGTACGCGTCGGCGACCTCGGGCGCGATGAGGCGCGGCGGGCCCGTGAACGCCTCGGCGTCCCGGACGGCGCGCTCGCCGGGCGCGACGCCCGTCATCCGCTGACGCTGCGTCTCTTCGCCGAGGTCCAGGCCGCGCTGCCCGGCGCCGTCGAGGGCAGGCCCGACCGCGAGGAGGTCTTCCGCGCCCACCTGGACCTGATGAGCCTGCGCGTCGCGGAACGCGTCGCCGCCTGCGCCGACCGGCCGGTGCGCGGCGCCGGGGTGCGGCGTCTCGCGGCCCGCGTGGCCGGACAGGTCCACGAGGCCGCCCGGCACTGTCTCGGCCCGGGCCAGGGCGCGCTGGACCGGAAGGCGTTCGAGGAGATCTTCCCCTGGCGTACGGGATCGGCGGCGGCGGTGCTCACCGAAGGACTGCTCGTACCGGCCGGCGCCGGCTACCGCTTCGCCCACGAGGAACTGGCCGACTGGGTGCAGGCGGGCCACCTCGACCTCGACGCGGCGCTCGAAGCCCTGGTGCACCGCTGGTACGAGAAGAGCGGGGCGCCGCGCGTCGTGCCCCGGCCGCCCGCCGTCAGCGCCGCCCCGACGGACCCCGCGCCGCCCCCGCCCGCGCCGGGGCCGGACCCCGCCGCCGCGCCCCTGCCGGTGCCCCGGCACCGCGCCGGACCCGTCATCGAAGCCCTGCTCCTGCTCGCGAGCCGGCACGGATCCACTCAACTGGCCCTGAAACTCAAGGAGTTGGTGGACGTCCTCGACCGTGCGCCGGCGCCCGGCACCGACCCCGGCCGATTCGCCGACGCCCAGTGGTGGGCCGTACGCCTGCTCACCGCGACGCTGCTGCGGGCGCCCGACGCCCGTCCCTACCAGGAGGTGCTGCGGCTCCTCGCGGACCGCGTCGCCGACCGCTCCTCGCGCGGGGGCTCCTTGGCGGGCCTCGGGGCGCTCGGGGAGTTCGGGCCGTGGTTCTGGACCCGGCTGCGGCTCGGCGAGGACGGCAGGCTCGACCTTTTGCGCCGCCTCCTTCCCGCCGACGGGGTGCCCGGCGCCGCGCCCGGCCGGGAGCGTTATCTGGACGCCGTCGACCGCAGGCTCGCCGCCCGGCCCGGCGTCGTACAGCCGCTGCTGTGCCGCTGGTTCGGCGACGAGCGGCCACTGGCCGTGCCGCCGGGGAGCGAGCTGCGGCCCACCGTCGCGCGGGCCGCGCAGGCCCTGCTGTACGCCCGCCGGGCGCTGGCGATCGACGACCTCACCGAAGCGCTGGCGGCCACCGGTCACGCCCGCGCCGAGGAGCTGCTTGCCCAGCTCGCCGAGGACGAGCCGTCCGCGCTGTGCCGGGCCGTGGACCGTTGGGCCCACGACGAGCGGCCCGACCGCCGCGCCGCGGCCGCCGCCCTCGGCCCGCGCCTGGCCCCGCGCACGCGCACCGAGGCGGACCGCGCCCTGTTGCGCCGCGCCGCGCTCGCCCTGTTGGACCGCGCCGAAGACCCCGCCGGGCACGGCGCCGCGCTCGCCCTGTCCGACCGCGCCGAGGACCCTGCCGGACGCCGGGCCGCGCTCGCCCTGTTCGACCGCGCCGAGGACCCCGCCGGGCGCGGCGCCGCGCTCGCCCTGTCCGACCGCGCCGAAGACCCTGCCGGGCACGGCGCCGCGCCCGCCCTGTTGGACCGCGCCGAGGACCCTGCCGGACGCCGGGCCGCGCCCGCCCTGTTGGACCGCGCCGAGGACCCCGCCGGGCGCCCCGCCGCCCTCGCGCTATTCGACCGCGTCGAGGACCCCGCCGAGCACGGCGCCGCGCTCGCGCTCCTGATTCGCGACCCGCGAACCCGCGCCCACCACATCGGCCGGGCCCTCGCCGTCTACGCCGAGGGCGGCCCGCACCTCCCGGCCGCGGCCCTCGCCGCCGCCCTGCCCACGCACCCCGAGCCCGTGCTCGCCGCCTTCGGGACCCGGCTGCGCGAAGGCGCCGATGCGGCGGACGTCCTCGCGGCGCTCGCGGAGATCACCAATCCTGCTCTGGCCCGCCGCGCCGCCGCCCTCGTCCAGGACCACGCCGAACGCCACCCCGGCGCGGCCCGCCACACCGCCGCATTCGTGGACCGGCGCCTGGAACACGGCCCCGCCGCGCGCGCGGTGCTCTTCCCCCTGGTCACCAGCCTGCTGCGTGGCCCGGACCACGCCCACCGGCGCGCGCTCGCGCCCGTCCTGGCCGCGCCCGGCACCACCGCCTCGCGCCCGCTGCGCGCCGAACTGCTCGACGTGCTCCTCGCGTTCGAGTACCGCGCCGCACGCGACCCGGCCGTCGTCGACGCCCTCCTGGAGGCGGCCGCGAGGGGATCGGGGCAGCGGACCGAGGCGCGCACCCGCGACCTGGTCCACCGTGCCGGGCTCCTGCTCGCGCGTACGCCCGAGGGCGCGGCCCACCTGGACCGGCGCCTGGCCGAGCTGTGCCGACAGGTGCCGTGCTTCGCCGCGCAACTGGCCGGCTGGCTGCGTGAGGCGCCCCGGGAATGGGCCGCGCTTGCCGGTCCCGGCACCCGCCGCGCGGTGTGGACGCCGGCCACTCCCATGCCGATGCGGGCGCGGGCGGCCGGGCATGGCAGTCTTAGACCTGCATAA
- a CDS encoding bifunctional riboflavin kinase/FAD synthetase has protein sequence MQRWRGLEDIPQDWGRSVVTIGSYDGVHRGHQLIIGRAVDRARALGVPSVVVTFDPHPSEVVRPGSHPPLLAPHHRRAELMAELGVDALLILPFTSEFSQLSAAEFVVKVLVEQLHAKLVVEGPNFRFGHKAAGNVEVLAELGRTYDYEVEVIDLRVRGEAGGGEPFSSTLTRRLVAAGDIEGAAEILGRPHRVEGVVVRGAQRGRELGYPTANVETLPHTAIPADGVYAGWLTADGERMPAAISVGTNPQFAGTERTVEAYAIDRVGLDLYGLHVAVDFLAYVRGMATFDSIEDLLVAIGNDVKRSTELIEAYEAGRN, from the coding sequence GTGCAGCGCTGGCGTGGCTTGGAGGACATCCCCCAGGACTGGGGACGCAGCGTCGTCACCATCGGCTCCTACGACGGGGTGCACCGCGGACACCAGCTGATCATCGGCCGGGCCGTGGACCGTGCCCGCGCCCTGGGGGTGCCCTCGGTCGTGGTCACCTTCGATCCGCACCCCAGCGAGGTCGTGCGCCCCGGCAGCCACCCGCCGCTGCTCGCCCCGCACCACCGGCGCGCCGAGCTGATGGCCGAGCTCGGCGTCGACGCGCTGCTCATCCTCCCCTTCACCAGCGAGTTCTCGCAGCTCTCGGCCGCCGAGTTCGTCGTGAAGGTGCTGGTCGAGCAGTTGCACGCCAAGCTCGTGGTGGAGGGCCCGAACTTCCGCTTCGGGCACAAGGCGGCCGGCAACGTCGAGGTGCTGGCCGAGCTCGGCCGTACCTACGACTACGAGGTCGAGGTCATCGACCTGCGGGTGCGCGGCGAGGCGGGCGGCGGCGAGCCGTTCTCCTCCACGCTGACCCGCCGCCTCGTGGCCGCCGGCGACATCGAGGGCGCCGCCGAAATCCTCGGCCGCCCGCACCGCGTGGAGGGCGTCGTCGTGCGCGGCGCCCAGCGCGGGCGCGAACTCGGCTACCCCACGGCCAACGTCGAGACGCTGCCGCACACCGCGATCCCCGCCGACGGCGTGTACGCGGGCTGGCTCACGGCCGACGGCGAGAGGATGCCGGCGGCGATCTCGGTCGGCACCAACCCGCAGTTCGCGGGCACCGAGCGCACGGTGGAGGCGTACGCCATCGACCGCGTCGGCCTCGACCTGTACGGCCTGCACGTCGCCGTCGACTTCCTCGCCTATGTGCGCGGCATGGCCACGTTCGACTCCATCGAGGACCTGCTGGTGGCGATCGGCAACGACGTGAAGCGGTCCACGGAACTGATCGAGGCGTACGAGGCCGGGCGCAACTGA
- a CDS encoding SAV_915 family protein, with amino-acid sequence MGEQPVSRLLGLIGDAPEQGPQPGVPPYHTPVFIPAHPRYPGGGAAPCVDYELLARPSGPPVPVAFTTLRGLVDALGPAQPWIAVSLGPFAEAMRQAGLPRVWLDPVVAPGGRRWRAEDLVRAYGGEEAPA; translated from the coding sequence GTGGGCGAGCAGCCCGTGTCCCGCCTCCTCGGCCTGATCGGTGACGCGCCGGAGCAGGGCCCGCAACCGGGCGTACCGCCTTACCACACGCCGGTGTTCATACCGGCGCACCCGCGCTACCCCGGCGGCGGAGCGGCGCCGTGCGTGGACTATGAACTCCTGGCGCGCCCCTCGGGACCGCCCGTCCCGGTCGCGTTCACCACGCTGCGCGGCCTCGTTGACGCGCTCGGCCCGGCCCAGCCCTGGATCGCCGTCTCACTGGGCCCGTTCGCCGAGGCGATGCGGCAGGCCGGCCTGCCCAGAGTATGGCTCGATCCGGTGGTCGCCCCGGGCGGTCGCAGGTGGCGGGCCGAGGACCTGGTACGTGCCTACGGCGGCGAGGAGGCCCCGGCATGA
- a CDS encoding DUF6317 family protein produces the protein MSADLKLVLADLDAMTGAFHKAAQDYRTLHQNVTPTVAGSGDAGCDAAIKAVADLIAGLHDKLSDRLDDRGDKLRYAHDSMRRHDIDVHGLFDDLMKDRT, from the coding sequence ATGAGTGCCGACCTGAAGCTGGTCCTCGCGGACCTGGACGCGATGACGGGCGCCTTCCACAAGGCGGCCCAGGACTATCGCACGCTGCACCAGAACGTGACGCCGACAGTCGCGGGCTCCGGAGACGCCGGGTGCGACGCCGCGATCAAGGCGGTGGCCGACCTCATCGCGGGTCTGCACGACAAGCTGTCGGACCGGCTCGACGACCGCGGCGACAAACTGCGGTACGCGCACGACTCGATGCGGCGCCACGACATCGACGTACACGGCCTGTTCGACGACCTCATGAAGGACCGCACATGA
- a CDS encoding WXG100 family type VII secretion target — translation MTDSWVGGDIGALRTMGEAYKKAKTDLESIVKPLSGSVEALAKDTGWRGEAAESFRAKWTEDAMTAGGFAELVQATGEILTDLADRLGTAEAALQNAEDVAVRAGAPILPMGVPGQMMTSTRPSADEQKAIKALTDYGTVRNEILHTAQQARLDAAEALQKLYAEDTAAVSPGDKVTIADYVRGLYAYDSERTRVKGSRAATLLDDAKKEADDAKKDLRAERKTWQKAGKALPDDAAARVAYKDALSKLDSLETDIARGEQGSSKLPYDHVLNTKVADVAETLRAGRALESVPEFLRELPVVDVAAAGVCGLVEAKDDHDKGWSWTHSVVVDGGAALGGLAAGAGAVALVASSEISVPVIAVAGVGGLVIIGTTDLIDETFHEHWSEDIHDHGVVGGIWQGTKNVGANTWDDVKRLGHDVGDTAKKAWHGFTSLF, via the coding sequence ATGACGGACAGCTGGGTCGGCGGTGACATCGGCGCGCTGCGCACCATGGGGGAGGCCTACAAGAAGGCCAAGACCGACCTGGAATCCATCGTGAAGCCACTGAGTGGCAGCGTCGAAGCGCTCGCCAAGGACACGGGGTGGCGGGGCGAGGCGGCGGAGTCGTTCCGCGCCAAGTGGACCGAGGACGCCATGACGGCGGGCGGCTTCGCCGAACTGGTCCAGGCGACCGGCGAGATCCTCACCGACCTCGCGGACCGCCTCGGCACGGCGGAGGCCGCGCTCCAGAACGCGGAGGACGTCGCGGTGCGGGCCGGAGCGCCGATCCTGCCCATGGGCGTACCCGGCCAGATGATGACCAGCACCCGGCCGAGCGCCGACGAGCAGAAGGCCATCAAGGCCCTCACCGACTACGGCACCGTACGGAACGAAATCCTGCACACCGCCCAACAGGCCCGCCTGGACGCGGCGGAGGCCCTGCAGAAGCTGTACGCGGAAGACACCGCGGCGGTCTCGCCCGGGGACAAGGTCACCATCGCGGACTATGTCCGCGGCCTGTACGCCTACGACTCCGAGCGGACACGGGTCAAGGGGAGCCGTGCCGCCACGCTCCTGGACGACGCCAAGAAGGAAGCCGACGACGCGAAGAAGGACCTGCGCGCCGAACGCAAGACGTGGCAGAAGGCGGGCAAGGCCCTGCCCGACGACGCCGCGGCCCGCGTCGCCTACAAGGACGCGCTGAGCAAGCTCGACAGTCTGGAGACGGACATCGCCCGTGGTGAGCAGGGCAGTTCGAAGCTGCCCTACGACCACGTCCTCAACACCAAGGTCGCGGACGTGGCGGAGACGCTGCGGGCGGGCAGGGCTCTGGAGAGCGTTCCGGAGTTCCTGCGGGAGCTTCCCGTGGTGGACGTCGCCGCCGCGGGGGTGTGCGGGCTCGTGGAAGCCAAGGACGACCACGACAAGGGGTGGTCGTGGACGCACTCCGTGGTGGTCGACGGAGGGGCCGCCCTCGGGGGGCTCGCGGCGGGTGCGGGCGCGGTTGCCCTGGTGGCGTCCTCGGAGATCAGCGTTCCGGTCATCGCGGTCGCGGGGGTGGGAGGTCTGGTCATTATCGGTACCACCGACCTGATCGACGAAACCTTTCACGAGCACTGGAGCGAGGACATCCACGACCACGGAGTGGTCGGAGGGATCTGGCAGGGAACGAAGAATGTCGGCGCCAACACCTGGGACGATGTCAAGCGGCTGGGCCACGACGTCGGCGACACCGCAAAGAAGGCGTGGCATGGCTTCACGAGCCTCTTCTGA
- a CDS encoding ABC transporter ATP-binding protein, with amino-acid sequence MTAPASALLSASGLHVTFPGRRGGPPARAVDGVELTVGRGEIVALVGESGCGKTTLARALLGLVVPSAGGVSFDGVPLRNHPRALKAYRRRAQLVLQDPSGSLNPRHTVYEAVAEGLRVHQVPGDERGLVAGALSRAGLRPPERFFPRFPHELSGGQRQRVVIAGALVLSPELIVADEPVASLDASVRGEILALLLRLRDELGLSALVVTHDLGLAWNIADRVAVMYLGRVVETGPVEDVLLRPRHPYTRALLSVLPETPGVPAVLTGEPPDPARIPAGCRFHARCPVLASGEAGCAGVADLCRTEDLPVLAGGTAARVACHWAAAVRND; translated from the coding sequence ATGACCGCCCCGGCGTCCGCGCTGCTCAGCGCCAGCGGCCTGCACGTCACCTTCCCCGGCCGGCGCGGCGGCCCACCGGCCCGCGCGGTCGACGGCGTCGAACTCACCGTGGGCCGGGGCGAGATCGTGGCTCTGGTCGGCGAGTCGGGCTGCGGCAAGACGACGCTGGCGCGCGCGCTGCTCGGCCTGGTCGTCCCGAGCGCGGGCGGGGTGAGCTTCGACGGCGTTCCGCTGAGGAACCACCCCCGGGCGCTCAAGGCGTACCGCAGGCGGGCCCAGCTGGTGCTCCAGGATCCCAGCGGCTCGCTCAACCCCCGCCACACGGTGTACGAGGCGGTCGCCGAGGGACTGCGCGTCCACCAAGTGCCGGGCGACGAGCGGGGGTTGGTGGCGGGGGCGCTGTCCCGGGCGGGGCTGCGGCCGCCGGAACGGTTCTTCCCGCGCTTTCCGCACGAGCTGTCGGGGGGCCAGCGTCAGCGCGTGGTGATCGCGGGCGCGCTCGTCCTGTCCCCCGAACTGATCGTCGCCGACGAGCCGGTGGCCTCCCTCGACGCCTCGGTGCGCGGCGAGATCCTGGCCCTGCTGCTGCGCCTGCGGGACGAACTGGGCCTGTCCGCCCTGGTGGTGACCCACGATCTCGGGCTCGCCTGGAACATCGCGGACCGGGTGGCGGTGATGTACCTGGGCCGCGTCGTGGAGACGGGCCCGGTCGAGGACGTCCTGCTCCGCCCCCGGCACCCTTATACGCGGGCCTTGTTGTCGGTCCTGCCGGAGACACCGGGCGTCCCTGCGGTCCTCACGGGCGAGCCGCCGGACCCGGCCAGGATCCCGGCCGGCTGCCGCTTCCACGCGCGCTGCCCGGTCCTGGCATCCGGCGAGGCCGGCTGCGCGGGCGTGGCGGACCTCTGCCGCACCGAGGACCTGCCGGTCCTGGCGGGCGGCACGGCGGCCCGGGTGGCGTGCCACTGGGCGGCGGCGGTCAGGAACGACTGA
- a CDS encoding ABC transporter ATP-binding protein → MSLLEIKDLHVTYAGGVAAVRGVDLTIQPGRKLGIAGESGCGKSTLAMALLRLLPSSATLSGSLLLDGEDVLTMRWGRLRAVRWAGASIVFQGAMHALNAVHRVGDQIAEPIVLHGLASPAGARARVGDLLEQVGLPAACAGAHPHELSGGQRQRVMIAMALACSPGLIVADEPTTALDVMIQAQILRLIEALVADQGISLLMISHDLSVLAGTCDRLAVMYAGRVVEEGPARAVHTAAHHPYGRALSAAFPRVGDPATRRAPRGLPGDPPDPGALPPGCAFHPRCPVAAGVCATHDQPLRPAGPGHLAACVHVEPPAGSTR, encoded by the coding sequence GTGAGTCTGCTGGAGATCAAGGATCTGCACGTCACCTACGCGGGCGGCGTCGCGGCCGTGCGCGGGGTAGACCTCACGATCCAGCCAGGCCGCAAGCTGGGCATCGCGGGCGAGTCCGGCTGCGGCAAGTCGACACTGGCGATGGCGTTGCTGCGGCTGCTCCCCTCCTCGGCGACGCTGTCGGGGTCGCTGCTGCTGGACGGCGAGGACGTCCTGACGATGCGGTGGGGCCGACTGCGGGCGGTGCGCTGGGCGGGCGCGTCCATCGTCTTCCAGGGCGCGATGCACGCGCTGAACGCGGTGCACCGCGTCGGCGACCAGATCGCCGAGCCGATCGTGCTGCACGGCCTCGCGAGCCCCGCCGGGGCCCGGGCCCGCGTCGGTGACCTGCTCGAACAGGTGGGCCTGCCCGCCGCGTGCGCCGGCGCCCACCCGCACGAACTGTCCGGCGGCCAGCGCCAGCGTGTGATGATCGCGATGGCGCTCGCCTGCTCGCCCGGCCTGATCGTGGCGGACGAACCGACCACGGCGCTCGATGTGATGATCCAGGCCCAGATCCTGCGCCTGATCGAGGCCCTGGTGGCCGACCAGGGCATCAGCCTGCTGATGATCAGCCACGATCTTTCGGTCCTGGCCGGCACGTGCGACCGGCTCGCGGTGATGTACGCGGGGCGCGTCGTCGAGGAGGGCCCGGCGCGCGCGGTGCACACGGCGGCCCACCACCCCTACGGCCGGGCCCTGTCCGCCGCCTTCCCCCGCGTCGGCGACCCCGCCACGCGCCGCGCGCCACGTGGTCTGCCGGGCGATCCGCCCGATCCGGGCGCGCTGCCGCCGGGCTGCGCCTTCCATCCGCGCTGCCCGGTCGCGGCCGGCGTCTGCGCCACGCACGACCAGCCGCTGCGCCCCGCGGGCCCCGGCCACCTGGCGGCCTGCGTACATGTGGAGCCGCCGGCGGGGAGTACGCGATGA
- a CDS encoding ABC transporter permease codes for MTTTPDAVGSLVWARRRDSFARFWRAYRVRRAGLCGLLALAAIALIALTAPLTVGGDIQSVTRAPGGALESPSARFPLGTDQFGRPLLGLLVWGARVSLAVGLLAAALSVAIGALAGILAGHYGGWLATVLMRITDWFLVMPTLVLAIVLATVMAHSVWTVVLAIGVTSWPTTARLVRAQTIAVESRPYVERARALGGGHRHVMSRHVLPNVLPLVLAQTTLGISNAILTEATLAFLGLGDPTVVSWGGMLQDAREAGAVSSGHWWYLAPPGIAIALVALSFTLCGRAVEAVLNPKLGVR; via the coding sequence ATGACGACGACCCCTGATGCCGTCGGCTCGCTGGTGTGGGCGCGCCGCCGTGACTCCTTCGCCCGGTTCTGGCGCGCCTACCGGGTGCGCCGCGCCGGACTCTGCGGGCTGCTCGCTCTCGCGGCGATCGCGCTGATCGCGCTGACGGCGCCGCTCACCGTCGGCGGGGACATCCAGAGCGTGACCCGGGCGCCCGGCGGGGCCCTTGAGTCCCCCAGTGCGCGGTTCCCGCTCGGCACCGACCAGTTCGGGCGTCCGCTGCTCGGCCTGCTGGTCTGGGGCGCCCGGGTCTCGCTCGCGGTCGGGCTGCTCGCGGCGGCCCTGAGCGTGGCGATCGGCGCCCTGGCCGGGATCCTCGCGGGGCACTACGGGGGCTGGCTCGCCACGGTGCTGATGCGGATCACCGACTGGTTCCTCGTGATGCCGACGCTGGTGCTCGCCATCGTGCTGGCCACCGTCATGGCGCACAGTGTGTGGACGGTGGTCCTGGCGATCGGCGTGACGTCCTGGCCGACGACGGCTCGCCTGGTGCGGGCGCAGACCATCGCGGTGGAGTCACGCCCGTACGTCGAACGGGCCCGCGCGCTCGGCGGTGGCCACCGCCACGTCATGAGCCGTCATGTACTGCCGAACGTGCTGCCGCTGGTCCTGGCGCAGACCACGCTCGGCATCTCCAACGCCATCCTCACCGAGGCAACCCTCGCCTTCCTCGGCCTCGGGGATCCGACGGTGGTCTCCTGGGGCGGCATGCTCCAGGACGCCCGTGAGGCGGGCGCGGTCTCCTCGGGACACTGGTGGTACCTGGCGCCGCCCGGCATCGCGATCGCCCTGGTGGCGCTGTCCTTCACGCTGTGCGGCCGGGCCGTCGAAGCCGTCCTCAACCCGAAGCTGGGGGTCCGGTGA